One stretch of Rhizoctonia solani chromosome 8, complete sequence DNA includes these proteins:
- a CDS encoding peptidase family M64 protein: MRSILLSLITIPLCLVAAHEAININDQAGYEVWLTRDRASGRCDVLSARSILLHKALRHTPSHAEIKPSRCMQDSRSLCQTDDILVVGYDLGTIHHDIARECIDFDTEPGINPAQPQLFLFHSYAPELDINPLPDLITGPTPNRINIVFFSDGYTSDEKQRFIDDATRLGHAISVNQTYAPVAPLINFWGAFTPSKESGIGVGGKPKDTVYGLYRDGTELRGVYTSKPKVASAACKSMGNQCNYPILLGNDPLYGGLGGEFTISTASVLNGPLVLRHELGHSIIWVGDEYDGSMYFGVNADNYTHRDETIGWAHWLSDPASPPRIERNSVPLLVYPWTMLNKSTPWSTNFTVDGTFDSALLRTSLSGIPESSHLTITLDGTTVTWEANPEIGLDRWFYDVPIRKLANDTHELKFVLEEKGKEGLAQLCSLEVIEYGNATEFNSTEGYVGAFPTYSPLEYEDPDPEPDRPALHDHHTHKKWATTSYRPANEDCLMRQVAQPNFCVVCTEGLWLRLLSRVSLIDKVSFYDSLKGDADTGIELSLISLAQFRSPAEAEYLARKGTEETYLIRWFTYGQEVKKWQNSTRVDVECRAVGIIEVEVEFVSSEIRKDEKGYTKDRYRLLLDC; the protein is encoded by the exons ATGAGAAGCATACTCCTAAGCTTAATCACCATCCCGTTGTGTCTAGTTGCAGCCCATGAGGCGATCAATATCAACGACCAAGCCGGCTACGAAGTATGGCTCACAAGAGATCGGGCAAGCGGGAGATGCGACGTCCTATCTGCTCGTTCGATTCTGCTGCATAAAGCACTCCGTCATACTCCCTCTCACGCTGAAATCAAACCTTCCCGATGCATGCAAGACTCGCGGTCACTATGCCAAACTGATGACATCCTTGTGGTAGGCTACGATCTCGGAACCATACACCACGATATAGCTCGGGAATGCATAGATTTTGATACTGAACCTGGTATAAATCCGGCTCAACCGCAATTGTTTCTCTTTCATTCCTATGCTCCCGAGCTCGACATCAATCCTTTGCCTGACTTAATTACTGGTCCGACACCCAACCGAATCAACATTGTGTTCTTTTCTGACGGTT ACACTTCCGACGAGAAGCAACGATTTATTGATGATGCTACCCGACTTGGGCATGCAATTAGTGTCAACCAGACGTACGCGCCAGTAGCACCCCTCATTAACTTTTGGGGCGCGTTCACGCCAAGCAAAGAATCAGGGATTGGAGTGGGCGGAAAGCCCAAAGA CACTGTCTACGGACTATATCG CGACGGGACCGAACTTCGTGGGGTATATACGTCCAAACCTAAGGTAGCTAGCGCAGCCTGCAAAAGCATGGGAAACCAGTGCAATTATCCAATACTATTAG GAAACGACCCACTGTACGGAGG ATTAGGAGGAGAATTCAC GATTTCCACCGCATCAGTGTTAAACGGTCCATTAGTTCTCAG GCACGAACTCGGCCATTCGATTATTTGGGTTGGGGATGAATACGACGGCAGCATGTACTTTGGAGTTAACGCGGATAACTACACCCATCGTGACGAAACTATCGGTTGGGCCCACTGGCTCTCAGACCCTGCCT CCCCTCCTCGGATCGAGCGCAACTCTGTTCCATTATTGGTCTACCCATGGACGATgctcaacaaatcaacaccTTGGTCGACTAACTTCACGGTTGATGGAACATTCGACTCTGCCCTCTTGCGAACCTCCCTTTCTGGAATCCCGGAAAGCTCTCATCTCACGATCACTCTCGATGGAACTACTGTCACATGGGAGGCAAACCCAGAGATCGGTCTGGACCGATGGTTTTATGATGTACCCATTCGCAAACTGGCGAATGATACACACGAGTTAAAATTTGTGTTAGAGGAGAAAGGAAAAGAGGGTTTGGCGCAACTGTGTAGTTTGGAGGTAATTGAATATGGGAATGCTACCGA GTTCAATTCGACTGAAGGATACGTAGGTGCCTTCCCGAC ATACTCTCCACTTGAATACGAAGACCCCGACCCAGAGCCCGACCGCCCGGCCCTGCACGATCATCACACTCACAAAAAATGGGCAACTACATCGTACCGCCCAGCTAATGAAGACTGCTTGATGCGACAAGTTGCCCAGCCTAATTTTTGCGTTGTTTGCACTGAAGGACTTTGGCTCCGGCTGCTCAGCCGAGTTAGTCTAATTGACAAAGTTTCGTTTTATGACTCGCTGAAGGGAGATGCTGATACGGGCATTGAACTCTCGTTGATCTCCTTGGCGCAATTTAGGTCGCCTGCCGAAGCTGAATACCTTGCTCGGAAGGGAACCGAGGAAACGTATCTCATCAGGTGGTTCACTTATGGACAGGAAGTGAAAAAGTGGCAAAACTCAACTAGGGTAGATGTTGAGTGTCGTGCGGTGGGGATAATCGAAGTTGAAGTGGAATTTGTGAGTAGCGAGATTAGGAAGGACGAGAAGGGGTATACGAAAGACCGGTACAGGTTGTTGTTGGACTGCTAG
- a CDS encoding Sugar (and other) transporter, translated as MAPAAGGVQAASASIDPSVLFKGLPLATSYANGFDGSMMNGLQSVQQWKDYFGNPSAKDLGLFNAIQSIGALCGTPFAPYITDIFGRRAGILLGAILVLFAAALQTATQNLGMFISARFLIGFGSTFAGMASPLLISEVAYPTHRAVLTSLYNSFWFSGSIVAAWSTFGTFRIPSNWSWRIPSALQGLSSVIQLALIWFLPESPRWLISKGRDDEARQVLVKWHAGGREEDPLVAMEYTQIKEALGLESQNANASWLDLFRTPGNRRRIRIIFGIAVFSQWSGNGLISYYLERVLNGIGITKTDDQTLINGVLSIYNWLAFMNLSVMGAIIFNQYTNPIALDALQWKYYLVYSCWLVFELAYMYMFAVETKGRSLEETAALFDGDEAVYELKDRMKADIVESGHRQEEKGPVNESQVELLSRPSRAA; from the exons ATGGCCCCAGCAGCAGGTGGAGTACAGGCAGCTAGTGCTTCAATAGATCCTTCTGTTCTTTTCAAAGGCC TGCCACTCGCGACATCCTATGCCAATGGATTTG ATGGAAGTATGATGAACGGCCTCCAGTCCGTCCAGCAATGGAAGGATTACTTTGGTAATCCGAGTGCCAAGGATCTCGGGTTATTCAACGCCATACAGTCCATAGG GGCTTTGTGCGGCACTCCGTTCGCGCCTTATATCACCGATATCTTCGGTCGCAGAGCTGGAATCCTTCTTGGTGCCATCCTCGTTTTGTTCGCTGCAGCTCTTCAAACGGCTACGCAAAATCTTGGCATGTTCATTAGTGCCCGTTTTCTTATAGGTTTTGGATCGACTTTC GCGGGAATGGCTTCTCCACTTCTCATCTCAGAAGTGGCTTACCCTACCCACAGAGCGGTCCTCACGTCACTCTATAATTCTTTTTGGTTCTCCGGGAGTATAGTTGCTGCTTGGTCTACCTTTGGCACATTCAGGATTCCTTCAAACTGGTCCTGGCGTATCCCTTCTGCCTTACAAGGATTGTCTTCTGTTATACAGCTCGCTTTAATCTGGTTCTTACCAGAAAGCCCACGCTGGCTCATCAGCAAGGGTCGGGACGATGAGGCGCGCCAAGTGCTCGTGAAATGGCATGCTGGTGGGCGCGAAGAGGACCCCCTGGTAGCGATGGAATATACTCAGATCAAAGAAGCCTTGGGCCTTGAGAGCCAGAATGCCAATGCCAGCTGGTTGGATCTCTTCAGGACCCCAGGGAACCGGAGACGTATACGGATCATTTT TGGTATCGCAGTATTCTCTCAGTGGTCAGGAAATGGGTTAATTTCTTATTATCTCGAACGCGTTTTGAATGGCATCGGTATCACTAAAACCGACGACCAAACATTGATCAATGGAGTTCTCTCCATCTACAATT GGTTAGCATTCATGAACCTCTCAGTCATGGGTGCAATTATTTTCAACCAGTATACCAACCCAATTGCTCTAGATGCTTTGCAATGGAAGT ATTATTTGGTGTACTCTTGTTGGCTTGTATTTGAGCTCGCATACATGTACATGTTCGCTGTCGAAACTAAGGGACGTTCGCTCGAAGAGACTGCTGCATTATTCGATGGCGACGAGGCAGTATACGAGCTAAAAGATCGTATGAAGGCCGACATTGTGGAAAGTGGTCACCGCCAGGAGGAAAAGGGACCTGTTAATGAGAGTCAAGT TGAACTACTAAGTCGTCCCAGTCGAGCAGCATAG
- a CDS encoding potassium voltage-gated channel family protein — MDFLRGPDKEFTEDISGSLRDRDAWKPGQLKQLGFKGELAALAHDTLNGIFAAATDNGYIYVFGSPAATHSLQLQGTAVDAGIKHLGFAASANRLVACDTRNKLHVWSFASPGPPTLEGSIHAGDVVNCMATSLYHSHAFIGLKSGRTLTFDIDRLVISPYTIPNAWQQHEQVLRRSGLSPTSPTFDASLVPMVIDLAIHPRDLNLLLVAYERGVVLWNIVEQKPISHYSLSLLPGAPGAILEPDKSPTLMEERCPPPTCVAWHPDGRLFAIGHMDGCISFWSVDEEDKPLDVRTVDRAGVHKVDFEAFAVAAGLPPSSSAPPLTHEPIYKLSWTSKIPGPNYLTPAKGSYLTVLGGLQPTAPPGIPCLYFPAFIAPANSTVSSEGLDSNPALRDALHASVTPSAYAEILSNPQLVIEDMVVIPDHNQIILMKSARDGRRKLWVELHPPSSFVDAVNALTTIPDLDGSLPPLPQHVLDARSTGAQGPSRLPVELMMADLVEAQLYVVPKSELGSLVRKTVERVFSSPNSGQSNQDVQNDRLGWLKVGQATPNMEGRAKTAKFEPNRIIVATHGDGIVRFYDSSSQLVLNPTPLQFEHPQPLPNLNIDPHWTISHPLLQKTLAASPACRNTNAPPTYVHSRVQSVHFSPSSLDCALVLAHGWVVLYQFTQEGTPVPFEVNEPSDGLIDLRPMSFEDDEGFRPICLVAENMRGEVTCAELSGAGFMAIGYEDCSIVILDLRGPTVLARHEPHIEQGKRSAQDGPVRSFRWSQCIISEEEEPGIHLICITESGLTRVFTLSPPNRSLNWSLRGQSKTTKHTSLAHPIFNSVVDLESGHVCEPTPEGLQRITDRSGLRNYGPSIWIAANQTRLRTFAGVLGKEIAHVDRKPGKEVICIDVVEKHGEAVIVAFESDGEATIYSLPKLDRINGFSFGYPMSRVSSDSQGDFITTSGRNLLGLITLSDFSRARHPIVDLSVPAPIMRDRPDPVDGGGIVSWLWATRSRSGAEIDACLAGPNRPPPRVKKAKYVPSERRPGEPISSVRPAAEGSSAARANAAAGPSDIYSRLTAAVSERGEMLSSLEDKFGHLEAASKDLASQAKRIAAQQTAKKWFGF; from the exons ATGGACTTTCTGCGGGGCCCAGACAAGGAGTTCACCGAAGACATCTCTGGATCTTTGAGAGATAGAGATGCCTGGAAGCCTGGCCAATTGAAACAACTCGGATTCAAAGGCGAATTGGCTGCACTCGCTCATGACACTCTCAACGGGATCTTTGCAGCCG CCACGGACAATGGATACATTTACGTCTTTGGATCACCCGCAGCTACCCACTCTCTTCAACTACAAGGGACCGCAGTGGATGCAGGCATCAAGCATTTAGGGTTTGCTGCGTCTGCTAATCGGTTGGTCGCTTGTG ATACGAGGAATAAACTCCACGTATGGTCCTTTGCTTCACCGGGGCCACCGACTTTGGAGGGATCAATACACGCAGGGGATGTCGTGAA CTGTATGGCCACCTCGCTATACCATTCACAT GCATTCATCGGACTCAAATCGGGACGCACTCTTACTTTTGATATCGACCGACTCGTAATATCGCCATACACTATTCCCAATGCCTGGCAACAACACGAACAAGTACTCCGTCGTTCTGGACTGTCACCGACGTCTCCAACTTTCGATGCGTCCTTGGTTCCAATGGTAATCGACTTGGCTATCCATCCGCGGGACCTGAACTTGTTGCTTGTGGCCTATGAGCGAGGGGTCGTTCTTTGGAATATTGTGGAGCAGAAACCGATTAGTCATTATAGTCTATCATTGCTCCCTGGAGCTCCTGGGGCCATACTTGAGCCCGACAAGTCACCAACGTTGATGGAAGAGCGCTGTCCTCCCCCCACGTGCGTGGCATGGCACCCCGATGGAAGGCTGTTCGCTATTG GTCACATGGATGGCTGTATCTCATTTTGGTCTGtcgacgaggaagacaaACCATTGGACGTTCGGACTGTGGATAGAGCCGGGGTCCACAAAGTTGATTTCGAAGCGTTTGCTGTGGCCGCCGGCCTACCACCTTCATCTTCTGCCCCTCCGTTAACTCATGAACCAATCTATAAGCTTTCTTGGACATCTAAAATTCCTGGACCTAATTATTTGACCCCCGCCAAAGGATCATACCTTACTGTTCTCGGAGGACTCCAGCCAACGGCCCCACCGGGTATTCCTTGCCTGTACTTTCCTGCATTTATTGCCCCCGCCAACTCTACGGTATCTTCCGAAGGGCTCGACTCCAACCCGGCTTTACGCGATGCTCTTCATGCGAGTGTCACACCCTCTGCCTACGCGGAAATTCTGTCAAACCCGCAGCTAGTTATCGAAGACATGGTGGTCATACCAGACCATAATCAAATAATCCTTATGAAATCAGCTCGGGATGGGAGACGCAAACTCTGGGTAGAACTACATCCGCCAAGTTCGTTTGTGGACGCGGTCAACGCGCTGACCACAATTCCCGATCTTGATGGTTCTCTCCCGCCTCTCCCGCAACATGTTCTGGATGCTCGTTCTACAGGAGCTCAGGGGCCATCTCGTTTACCTGTGGAGCTGATGATGGCGGATCTTGTGGAGGCGCAACTTTATGTGGTGCCCAAGAGTGAATTGGGATCTTTGGTTCGCAAGACGGTCGAGCGTGTGTTTTCGTCTCCAAATAGTGGTCAGTCAAACCAGGACGTCCAGAATGATAGGTTGGGCTGGTTGAAGGTTGGCCAAGCGACCCCGAATATGGAAGGGCGAGCTAAAACGGCCAAA TTCGAACCCAACCGTATAATTGTCGCAACGCACGGCGACGGCATTGTTCGATTCTACGACTCGAGTTCACAGCTAGTCCTAAACCCCACCCCACTCCAATTCGAACACCCACAACCTCTCCCAAACCTGAACATTGATCCACACTGGACGATATCCCACCCTTTGCTTCAGAAAACCCTCGCTGCTTCCCCTGCTTGTCGTAATACCAATGCCCCGCCGACCTATGTCCACTCCCGAGTCCAGTCTGTTCATTTTTCGCCGAGCTCTCTGGACTGTGCTTTGGTACTTGCTCATGGTTGGGTGGTGCTGTATCAATTTACGCAGGAAGGTACTCCTGTACCGTTTGAAGTCAACGAGCCCTCTGATGGACTAATCGACCTGCGGCCTATGAGTTTCGAGGACGATGAAGGGTTTAGGCCTATCTGTCTGGTTGCTGAGAATATGAGAGGGGAAGTTACGTGTGCAGAGTTGAGCGGTGCTG GGTTCATGGCGATCGGATACGAAGATTGCTCGATCGTTATATTAGATCTCCGTGGTCCAACGGTCCTTGCACGACACGAACCTCATATTGAGCAAGGGAAACGCTCAGCCCAAGATGGTCCCGTACGATCATTCCGATGGTCTCAATGTATCATCTCTGAAG aggaagaacctGGTATCCACCTCATCTGCATCACAGAATCTGGGCTCACGCGTGTCTTTACGTTATCCCCACCCAATCGAAGCTTGAACTGGTCCCTCCGGGGTCAGTCCAAGACAACAAAGCATACCTCACTCGCGCACCCCATTTTCAATTCGGTCGTTGATCTCGAGTCTGGGCACGTGTGCGAACCCACCCCAGAGGGCTTGCAGAGAATCACAGACCGATCCGGGTTGAGAAATTATGGGCCGAGCATCTGGATTGCGGCCAACCAAACACGATTACGGACGTTTGCAGGGGTGTTGGGGAAAGAGATCGCCCATGTGGATAGAAAGCCTGGAAAGGAGGTGATATGCATAGACGTTGTTGAAAAGCACG GCGAGGCTGTGATAGTGGCGTTTGAAAGTGACGGGGAGGCTACAATTTATTCTTTGCCGAAACTTGACCGAATCAATGGATTTTCTTTCGG ATACCCCATGTCCCGAGTCAGCTCTGACTCGCAAGGCGACTTTATTACTACTTCAGGCCGTAATTTATTGGGGCTTATTACATTATCCGATTTTAGCCGTGCCAGGCATCCTATTGTGGATTTGAGTGTTCCTGCGCCCATTATGAGGGATCGCCCAGATCCGGTCGATGGTGGTGGCATAGTGTCATGGCTATGGGCTACAAGGTCGCGGTCCGGAGCTGAAATCGATGCTTGTT TGGCCGGCCCGAATCGTCCCCCACCCAGGGTGAAAAAGGCCAAGTACGTACCAAGTGAAAGACGTCCAGGCGAACCAATAAGCTCGGTCCGCCCCGCTGCGGAGGGATCTAGTGCGGCCCGTGCTAATGCTGCTGCTGGACCGAGCGATATATACTCACGGCTGACGGCGGCGGTTTCCGAGAGAGG GGAGATGTTATCCAGTTTGGAGGATAAATTTGGACATCTTGAGGCAGCGAGTAAAGATTTGGCTTCGCAG GCAAAGCGAATAGCCGCACAGCAAACTGCAAAAAAGTGGTTTGGATTCTGA